A region of the Kribbella sp. NBC_01245 genome:
ACTTGAGAGAACCGTCAGCGAGCTGCGGGTTCAGGAGCTGCAGGTTCTTCACCGCGTCCTGCAGCGTGACGAGACCGGCGAGGAAGGTGCCGTCGTCGGCCGTGTCAACTGATGCCTCGACCGCGGCTCGAGTGGCGTTGAGCCGGTCGAGCGTCGCCTTGACGTACGTCGCGTCGGGGTCGAATCCCTCGAGCGCGGCACTGACAGCGTGCTGGCGGTTGGGGGCGACCACGACGGCGACGTTGAGCACCGTATTCGTCGTACCGTCGGATGCCACGACGTACGTCTGATGCCTGCGGACCTGATCACTCGTGGGCGTCCACGTCAGTGTGCCCGCTGCTGGGTCGAGCGTCGCACCGTCAGGCAGCGACTGGGCCTCGTAGGTCACGGTCTCACCCGGCTTGTCGGTTGCGGCGAGCGACCGCGACAGGGAGGCGCCGGCAACGCCGATGAGCGTGACGCGCTGCCCTTGGGGGAATGACGGCGGGGTGAGCTGTGCCTTCGCTTGGAGGTTGACGTGGTCGATGTCGACGCTGACCTTCGATGAGCCGACGACTGTGTAGTACGCCAGGTTCTCGCCGCCGGTGCTGCCCGGAAGTACGGCGTAGTCCATGTCGTACGTCAGATAGCGCCACTGGCCGTGGGTGTCGGGCAGCGTCAGGGAGTGGTAGGGGGCGAGGGACCGGTCCTTCCTGATCTGAAGCGTCGACCTGCCGTTGGTGCGGATCCGGATCCCGACCGGGCTGTATCCGTTCCGGTTGTCGTAGAGCAGGGTCCGGATGGCGATCGTGGTGCCGTTGTTGCCTGAGGCATGCATTCGGACGAAGCCGAGGTCCGGCTCGCGCAGCACTGCCGAGCGGTCGTCGAACGCGAGGCTGCGGTTCTCGACCTGGACCAGCGCGTTGGTCTGCGGGGGACGGGCCTGTCCAGCGACGGCCGGCGGCAGCGAGAGCCAGTAGTCCGGGTTGTAGTCGGGGTTGCTGTTCCAGAAGTTGTACGCCGAGGTGCCCCAGTGGAACTTCGGTCCGTCAGCCTGTCGGCGCATTTGCGCGACGCTGGGCGCTTGCCTCTCGACGTCGACCCCGAGGGCGTACTTGTAGACGTCGTACAGCTCGTCGCTCGGTTCGAACTGCCGGCCGCGATAAGCCTCGGACAACTTGCCGCGCCTGCCCGTGGTGTCGATCCAGGGAACGTTCTTGCCCATCATGTAAGCGAAGAACGCCTCGGCCCCCGCGAGGAGCCGGTTGTCGCGGAACCGGTACGGCGATACGGCGTTGCTCCGGGTCGACACGGTCCCGTTCACCGGGTCGAGCCGGGTGCCCTGCACCGTGAGCATCCGGGCCGTCGTGGTCAACGCGTTGACGCCGTCCCACGCGTGCGCCTGGTCGCGCCCCATCTCCTGGACCTGCACGAAGGAGTAGCCGAAGGGGTTCAGCGGGTCGCCCTTGTCGATCCGCCGGATGTACGACGCCAGCGCGCCGCTGGTGTGATGGTTCGGGCTGGTGGAGTTGACCGAGAACCACTCGACCCCCTCGCGGTATCGCGGGAGATTGTCGGTGAAGATGTAACCGGCCAGCGCGCCGACGTTCGCGTAGGCCTGCTGGTTCATGAAGTAGCCGTTGTGGTAAAGGAAGGTGTCAGTCAGCGGTACGACGAGGTTCGTGGTGAGGTTGGTGGTGTCCGAGTCGTGCCACGCGACGTCGTACCCGGACTCACCGGGGTTGACGCTCGAGTAGCGGATGAGCTCGGCGGCCGCCAGCAAGCGCATCAACGGGATAGGGCTGTGGATGCGGGCATCGGGGTACACCGCGTACTTCGCCGGAGCCATGTGGCTCCAGATGCGGACGATCCGCAGGCCGTTCTCCCGGTGGACGGGATCGCCGGTGATGACATACAGGATTGCCTGGGTGTAGGCGGCGAACGCGTCCTCGATGAACTTCGACTGGATCGCCTGCGAGTTGAACGCGTCATTGGCCGGCAGATCGGTCTGGGCTCCGGCGTTGGCGGAGCGAACGGTCCGCGACGCGAACCTGGTCTCGATCATCGCCGCGTAGTAGGACGCCCAGGGCTCGACACCGGCGAGCACCTGCTGACGCGCGTTTACCAGGCTTTGCGCGCTCACGCCGATGCCCGGATGGACGAAACCCGCGCTACTGGTGACCTGGTTCAGCACCACCGTCGGGTAGGGACCTTGCTGCGCCGCGTCGGCCGAAGGCGAGACGGCGATGAGGCTGGCCAAGGCTGACACAGTTGCCAGCCATCTCATTGGGGTCTGTAATCGCATGAAAACTCCAATCAATAAAGGCGGAGGAGTCGTGCCGAGTGACTTGCGGGAAGGGCGATCTCGAGTGCGTGTTCTCCCCGTGCGTTCGTGACGACGTCGACGATCTCGCCGCCCCAGCGCGGGTAGAGCACCTCGACTTCCCGAGCCGCATCGAGGGGAAGGGTGAGCTTGGCGTCGCCATCGCGCCGCCAGACGGCCAGGAGCAGCTCATCGCCGGTACGACGGCCGACCGCGATCCACTCGTCGCGCCAGGCGGGGAGGCCGAGCGGCCACCACGGCGTACCGGTTGACACCGTGGAGCGCAGTTCGCGGTAGGTGCTGAGGGCTTCGCGCACAACCGCTCGCTGGGCCGTTGACAGGGTGTCGATCCGGCCGGCCAGGTGAACGCGGAACAAGAGGCTGGTGATGAGGGAGAACGCGAGTTCCTCATCCGACATGGATCCGTCTACGGATGCCCAGACGCCGGCCTGTTCCGGGGTGATCGCCAGTGGCGAGGCGGCGACGATGGGCGGCATCAGCCGGAAGTTCTGCTGGTCGGTCAGCGACTGGATCGGGAAGACCGCGCCTGACGCTCCATCCGTCCGGCTTCCGCCCGCCGAACACCCCTCGACCGTCAACCCGGGATGGCGATCCATCAGCTCGCTCACCCAGGCCAGGTACGCACGATTGTGCTCGAGCAATCCGGCACCGATGCTGCCGCCCACGTCCGTTCCCGCGCCGATATCGATGTTGTAGTCGAGCTTCAAGTACGCAAGGCCGAACTCGGCCATCAGCCGATCGACCACGCCGTCCAGGTGCGCCTTTGCGGCGGGATGACGGAGGTCGAGCTGGTGCCGGCCCCACTCGGTCAGCCGCTGTCCGTCCCGCTGGAAGAACGCCGCATCGGGCAGTGAGCGCGCGATCGGACTCCGTACGCCGACGACCTCCGGCTCCAGCCATAGCCCGGGTCGCAGTCCGGCCGCCCGGATCCGGTTGATCAGCGCGCCGAGACCACCGTCCGGGAAGCGGTTGACGGATGGCGTCCACTCGCCGACCGCGTCCCACCAGCCGCCACCCTCATCGTCGTACCAGCCGGCGTCGATACAGAACACTTCCGCACCGAGCTCGGCGGCCGCCTCGATCAGCGGCAACTCGCGCTCGGTCGTCGGATCGGCCATCAGCCCGTTGAGGAAGTCGTTGTAGATGATCGGTGCCTGCGTGGTGTCGGCATGCGGGCGGCGGATCCGGCGGCGGTGCGCGGTGAGGGCTGCCACTACGCCTTCGAGGTCGTTGCCGAGGACAACGGTCGCCGGGACGGTCCGGAAGGTCTCGCCCGGTTCCAGGCGCTGCGACCACTGGTGCTCGGCGGCTGTCGGCCCAGAAGCGGTGAGATAGACCGCGTCGTACCGATCGCCGAGTTCGTAGTGCCAGGCGCCGTTGTGCTCGATCTGCCAGCCGAGCAACCGGCCCGTGCGTTGATCCTCCAGCAGCCCCATCGGTAGCCGTTCGGAGGTCGACCAGCTGCCGGTGCTCGTCACAGCGATGCGGTTCTTGGACCCGGTCTGGTCGTAGGCGACCATGCCGACGTCGTACAGACCGAGCTCGGCCAGCGACGCGGAACGCCAGCGGAACTCACCACTCCAAGGGTTCGCGGCCTGCCACAACGCCAGCTCGTCCTCCCACCGCCGGTCCTGGCCAAGGCCCGACAGGGTGAAACTCGAGACATAGTCCAGTACGACGCTGCCGGTCGTCGCGCTGACCTCCGCCCAGGTGTGGAGAGCGGGTACGCCGTTCGCGATCGAGTAGTGGACCTTCACCTCGAGGCCGTGGTCCCGGTCGGCGAGATCGAGCAGCAACCGATGGACTCCGTCATCCACGTGTTGCTGCCAGGTGACCAGCCGGAGGCCAAGCCCTGCCAATCCATCGACGTGGCGCTTGCCCGACGTACCGTGCCGTCCGCCGCCGGCCAGAGCGACCTCGACAACGGGCAGGGCGGAGCGTAGGAGGGTGCCTGGATCAGGGTCCTGGTCGCCGGGAATCGTCAAGGCGAGCAGGCGTGGCGGCTCGTGCTCGCCATGGGCGATGTGCAGGCGCAGGCCGTCGTTGCCCCATTGAAAGATCGGCACATTCATGTCGCGACCGCCTCGCCGAGGCAGGTATCGAGCCGGAAGCTTCCGCTAGGGGAGGAAATCGCTATCATCCCTTCATGGCAACGAATTCGCGGACCAAGCGCGCACCCGTTCTCGACGATGTCGCGCGGCTTGCGGGTGTCTCGGTGCCAACCGTCTCGCGGGTGCTGACCGGGTCGAAACCGGTCAGCCCGGAGGTCGAGCAGCGGGTGCGGCGCGCCATCGACAAGATCGGCTACCGGCCGAACGGCGCCGCCCGCATGCTCGTCTCGGGCCGGCGGTCGCTGGTCTCGGTCATCGCCGGAGGTACCGCGAGCTACGGTTACGCGAGAACGATCGAGGGCATCGAGCACGCCGCCCGGAAGGCGTCGATGGACGTCGGGATCACGGTGATCGACTCCGCCAGGCCCGAGGCGGTGGCGGCGACGATCGACCAGGTGCTCGTGCAGCCGGTGGCGGGCACGATCATTCTCGAGTTCGACCGGCCTGGGCTGGCCGTGATCGAGGCGATGCCGGCCGGCGTTCCGACCGTGGTCGCGGGTGGCGGTTCGCGCCGTACCGGTCCGCGGGCGTATGCGTTGATCGATGAGCGAGCGGGTGGGCGTGAGGTCACGTCGTACCTGCTGAGTCTGGGCCACAAGACCGTGCATCACGTCGCCGGTCCAACGATGGGGAAGCACTCCGGTCGCACCGACGGCTGGCGGGCTGCCCTCAAGGCGGCCGGGGCCAAGGTCCCCGAGATCATGCACGCCACCTGGGAGCCGCGCAGCGGATATGCCTGCGGGGAGCAGATCGCCAGACGGCGCGATGTGACCGCCGTGCTGTGCGGCAGTGACGACATCGCCGCGGGCGTCCTCCGGGCCTTGCTGGACATCCAGGTCCGGGTGCCCGAGGACATATCGGTCGCGGGCTTCGACGACCAGCCGTACGTCGAGATGCTGCGTCCCGCGCTCACCACCGTCCGGCAGGACTTCAACGACCTCGGCGCTCGCTCGTTCGACGCGTTGGCCCGCCTTCTGGCCGGTGTCCGGGACGTTCCGACCTCCGTCGCCACGCCGTCCCTCGTCATCCGTGAGTCCACGGCCGCCGTGCGGGCGCGCCGCCGGTGACGTTGATGGGTAGGTCACGACTTCTCCTTGTTCACGGTTGGGGAGCGGATCGCCGGTCATGGGACGACATCGCCGAACTGGTGGCGCCGTGGGCCGACGTGCTCGCCCCTGATCTCGCGGGCCATGGCGAGGCCCCGGCCGCGAGCGGCCTGACGATCGATCAACTCGCCGACGACCTGGCAGAGCTCGTCGCGGATGGTGGCCCAGTTGTTGCCGTGGGCCACTCGATGGGCGGGCAGGTCGTCGTATCGCTCGCGGCTCGCTATCCCGAACTGGTGCAGGCGATTGTCGTCATCGATCCGGCGTACGGCGCCGACGAGGCCGAGATCGCGCACAGTCCCGACGTACTGGCGGATCTGCGGCGGCGCGGGACCGAGGCAGGCGTCGAGTTCGTCGATCGGGCGCTGGCCGGCAACGCCCTCCATGAAGAGGTTCGGGCACAGATGTCGCGGACACCGGGTTCTGTGCTGGCAGACCTCTTCGAGTCGATGTACCTGGCGCCGGGCAGCATCGGTGCGCGGGCCGCGACGAGGGCGTTCCAGCCGAGGCTGACCCAGCCGTGCCTCAGTCTCTACTCGACCGAGTCCGCCGCGGACTTCGCCCGCTCGCTCACCTGGCCGGCCGGCTCCG
Encoded here:
- a CDS encoding putative Ig domain-containing protein, coding for MASLIAVSPSADAAQQGPYPTVVLNQVTSSAGFVHPGIGVSAQSLVNARQQVLAGVEPWASYYAAMIETRFASRTVRSANAGAQTDLPANDAFNSQAIQSKFIEDAFAAYTQAILYVITGDPVHRENGLRIVRIWSHMAPAKYAVYPDARIHSPIPLMRLLAAAELIRYSSVNPGESGYDVAWHDSDTTNLTTNLVVPLTDTFLYHNGYFMNQQAYANVGALAGYIFTDNLPRYREGVEWFSVNSTSPNHHTSGALASYIRRIDKGDPLNPFGYSFVQVQEMGRDQAHAWDGVNALTTTARMLTVQGTRLDPVNGTVSTRSNAVSPYRFRDNRLLAGAEAFFAYMMGKNVPWIDTTGRRGKLSEAYRGRQFEPSDELYDVYKYALGVDVERQAPSVAQMRRQADGPKFHWGTSAYNFWNSNPDYNPDYWLSLPPAVAGQARPPQTNALVQVENRSLAFDDRSAVLREPDLGFVRMHASGNNGTTIAIRTLLYDNRNGYSPVGIRIRTNGRSTLQIRKDRSLAPYHSLTLPDTHGQWRYLTYDMDYAVLPGSTGGENLAYYTVVGSSKVSVDIDHVNLQAKAQLTPPSFPQGQRVTLIGVAGASLSRSLAATDKPGETVTYEAQSLPDGATLDPAAGTLTWTPTSDQVRRHQTYVVASDGTTNTVLNVAVVVAPNRQHAVSAALEGFDPDATYVKATLDRLNATRAAVEASVDTADDGTFLAGLVTLQDAVKNLQLLNPQLADGSLKYPGLVTTTLSATAPANLIDDDINTFSGDLRAPFTLDFGAGFRVRADAFGLQARYNFGNRSQGANVYGSNDGTTWTLLTSRETTDTTAQGFAMETIPVRNDVQGKTFRFFKVQVDHPGVPTDPAYPGLSSFSELRIHGVRVETALAISTATLSSSNPEPAKAINGDTVTLDLVATRPLSAVTATIEGVNANVTSSDNQHWRATAVLPENVGYGRALRFAVDYTTDDGQPGATVYQTTDGSTLELWNNHVQLVAVDRAWVNASTPAWPGTGTTADNGWRMFDGDVSTATDTTSANGWVTVTPTNGSLVDFDAVRVRPRATFPARANGTTVQGSTDGGATWQTLATISGVTSDQQWYSFTLPQHASVPMVRILDEHGGNTNLAEVQFLQFHDLPR
- a CDS encoding glycoside hydrolase family 36 protein, whose translation is MNVPIFQWGNDGLRLHIAHGEHEPPRLLALTIPGDQDPDPGTLLRSALPVVEVALAGGGRHGTSGKRHVDGLAGLGLRLVTWQQHVDDGVHRLLLDLADRDHGLEVKVHYSIANGVPALHTWAEVSATTGSVVLDYVSSFTLSGLGQDRRWEDELALWQAANPWSGEFRWRSASLAELGLYDVGMVAYDQTGSKNRIAVTSTGSWSTSERLPMGLLEDQRTGRLLGWQIEHNGAWHYELGDRYDAVYLTASGPTAAEHQWSQRLEPGETFRTVPATVVLGNDLEGVVAALTAHRRRIRRPHADTTQAPIIYNDFLNGLMADPTTERELPLIEAAAELGAEVFCIDAGWYDDEGGGWWDAVGEWTPSVNRFPDGGLGALINRIRAAGLRPGLWLEPEVVGVRSPIARSLPDAAFFQRDGQRLTEWGRHQLDLRHPAAKAHLDGVVDRLMAEFGLAYLKLDYNIDIGAGTDVGGSIGAGLLEHNRAYLAWVSELMDRHPGLTVEGCSAGGSRTDGASGAVFPIQSLTDQQNFRLMPPIVAASPLAITPEQAGVWASVDGSMSDEELAFSLITSLLFRVHLAGRIDTLSTAQRAVVREALSTYRELRSTVSTGTPWWPLGLPAWRDEWIAVGRRTGDELLLAVWRRDGDAKLTLPLDAAREVEVLYPRWGGEIVDVVTNARGEHALEIALPASHSARLLRLY
- a CDS encoding LacI family DNA-binding transcriptional regulator encodes the protein MATNSRTKRAPVLDDVARLAGVSVPTVSRVLTGSKPVSPEVEQRVRRAIDKIGYRPNGAARMLVSGRRSLVSVIAGGTASYGYARTIEGIEHAARKASMDVGITVIDSARPEAVAATIDQVLVQPVAGTIILEFDRPGLAVIEAMPAGVPTVVAGGGSRRTGPRAYALIDERAGGREVTSYLLSLGHKTVHHVAGPTMGKHSGRTDGWRAALKAAGAKVPEIMHATWEPRSGYACGEQIARRRDVTAVLCGSDDIAAGVLRALLDIQVRVPEDISVAGFDDQPYVEMLRPALTTVRQDFNDLGARSFDALARLLAGVRDVPTSVATPSLVIRESTAAVRARRR
- a CDS encoding alpha/beta fold hydrolase codes for the protein MGRSRLLLVHGWGADRRSWDDIAELVAPWADVLAPDLAGHGEAPAASGLTIDQLADDLAELVADGGPVVAVGHSMGGQVVVSLAARYPELVQAIVVIDPAYGADEAEIAHSPDVLADLRRRGTEAGVEFVDRALAGNALHEEVRAQMSRTPGSVLADLFESMYLAPGSIGARAATRAFQPRLTQPCLSLYSTESAADFARSLTWPAGSAIEVWPGATHYLHQQYPRRFAELLRRQRLAER